The Globicephala melas chromosome 20, mGloMel1.2, whole genome shotgun sequence genome contains a region encoding:
- the LOC115866396 gene encoding C-C motif chemokine 3-like, giving the protein MKVIVATIFVLLCTMALCCYAKSRVYTAPTCCFTYTSQKIPRRKVVNFFKTSSQCSRPGIIFFTRKGLYICANPTDDWVQEYFRDLEKSP; this is encoded by the exons ATGAAGGTCATCGTGGCTACCATCTTTGTCCTTCTCTGCACCATGGCCCTCTGCTGCTATGCAAAAA GTAGGGTTTACACCGCACCCACCTGCTGCTTCACCTACACCTCCCAGAAAATCCCCCGCAGAAAAGTGGTTAACTTTTTTAAGACCAGCAGCCAGTGCTCCAGACCTGGTATCAT CTTCTTCACCAGAAAGGGCTTATATATCTGTGCCAATCCCACCGATGACTGGGTCCAGGAATACTTCAGGGACCTGGAGAAGAGCCCCTGA
- the LOC115866277 gene encoding C-C motif chemokine 3-like codes for MEVPGATLAVPLLSAAPRESVLPFFCAVPCRPLSPLSGHGLGHSAKILCPSPDQSVLFLTVGANTPTACCFSYISWQIPCKFMDDYYETSRQCSKPSVIFQTKRGQEVCADPNEDRVQEYITDLELSA; via the exons ATGGAGGTCCCCGGGGCCACCCTGGCTGTCCCGCTCCTCTCCGCAGCCCCCCGTGAGTCTGTCCTCCCTTTCTTTTGCGCTGTCCCCTGccgccccctctccccactctctgGCCACGGCTTGGGCCACAGTGCCAAAATCTTGTGCCCGAGCCCT GATCAATCTGTCCTGTTTCTCACGGTTGGTGCCAACACCCCGACCGCCTGCTGCTTCTCCTACATCTCCTGGCAGATCCCGTGTAAATTCATGGATGACTATTATGAGACCAGCCGCCAGTGCTCAAAGCCCAGTGTCAT CTTCCAAACCAAAAGAGGCCAGGAGGTCTGTGCCGACCCCAATGAGGACAGAGTCCAGGAATACATCACTGACCTGGAGCTGAGTGCCTGA